The Virgibacillus phasianinus genome includes a window with the following:
- a CDS encoding cytochrome c oxidase assembly protein yields MLFRVLLAGQLTWSIPLLTALVGIAVLYVFLRRRLTTRKRDDLQPLFFFTGLGLLYLMIGSPLSSISHLSFSLHMVQMSMLYFIIPPLILLGIPTNVYTRIITFHWIKKCKNLLFPKIALYTFAILFLIYHLPVTLTIFSQSSLIQNGYLIMLFGLSFGMWWPIVSPEWEQRFNKEQKKRYALLSGMVLMPACLLFIVNALLDGGNNPFVTQITSHLCTPAQSGTFTVLPPPFNTTFDQLLAGIFMLGMHKFGLVLTFKLGNKVIEQPES; encoded by the coding sequence ATGTTATTCAGGGTGTTGCTTGCTGGACAGCTGACATGGAGTATTCCTTTATTGACAGCCCTTGTTGGAATTGCCGTTTTGTATGTTTTTTTACGAAGGCGGTTGACAACCAGAAAACGAGATGATCTGCAGCCACTTTTCTTTTTCACTGGTTTAGGTTTGTTATATCTGATGATTGGCAGTCCTTTATCATCTATCAGCCACCTCTCATTCAGTCTGCATATGGTGCAAATGAGCATGCTTTACTTTATTATTCCTCCCCTTATTTTGCTTGGAATTCCAACCAACGTATATACCCGAATCATCACATTTCACTGGATAAAAAAATGTAAGAACCTGTTGTTCCCTAAAATTGCGCTTTATACGTTTGCAATATTATTTCTGATCTACCATTTACCAGTTACATTAACGATTTTTTCGCAAAGTTCATTGATTCAAAATGGCTATTTAATCATGCTGTTTGGATTATCCTTTGGGATGTGGTGGCCAATTGTTTCACCGGAATGGGAGCAGCGATTCAATAAAGAACAAAAGAAACGGTATGCATTGCTGAGCGGCATGGTATTAATGCCTGCATGTCTATTGTTCATCGTAAACGCCTTACTGGATGGCGGCAACAATCCTTTTGTTACGCAAATCACTTCTCATCTTTGTACACCCGCCCAGTCTGGTACCTTCACCGTACTTCCCCCACCATTCAACACAACGTTTGATCAATTGCTGGCCGGTATTTTCATGCTGGGAATGCATAAATTTGGGCTGGTTCTGACATTCAAACTTGGTAATAAAGTTATCGAACAGCCCGAGTCCTAA
- a CDS encoding FixH family protein: MRKKVWLFVLISAIALLAACTNNDEESGTDEIKMLEVEFAVPETADVGETVELKAIVTYGGEQVKDADKVEFEYWEKGNEDSSTKLKATNNGDGTYTADVSFDHKGVYEMYAHTTAKDLHTMPKKSITVGDAKAGE; the protein is encoded by the coding sequence ATGAGGAAGAAAGTTTGGTTGTTCGTGCTGATTTCGGCAATTGCTTTACTTGCTGCATGTACGAACAATGATGAGGAATCTGGAACAGACGAAATAAAAATGCTTGAGGTAGAATTTGCAGTGCCCGAAACTGCTGATGTTGGAGAAACAGTAGAATTAAAAGCAATCGTTACATATGGCGGCGAACAAGTGAAGGATGCTGATAAAGTCGAGTTCGAGTACTGGGAAAAAGGAAACGAAGATAGCAGCACCAAACTGAAAGCGACAAACAATGGTGATGGCACATACACAGCTGATGTATCTTTTGACCATAAGGGTGTTTACGAGATGTACGCGCACACGACAGCGAAAGATCTACATACAATGCCGAAAAAGTCAATTACGGTTGGTGATGCCAAGGCAGGTGAATGA
- a CDS encoding DeoR family transcriptional regulator — protein sequence MLPLERQNRIKALIQEKQNVKISELSAMLGVSEMTIHRDLKPLIDKGIIMKTFGGITLAPEQSVKSSNSDTCVFCSRKINERLAYRLILSDNKIEMTCCAHCGLLRHRQLGNDVIQAICPDFFKQTTISASLAWYVMGASVEMGCCHPQVLTFERKEHADNFVKGFGGDVYGFSEAMEVIFQKMTGNDHCCGKQES from the coding sequence ATGTTACCACTGGAACGGCAAAATCGAATCAAAGCATTGATTCAGGAAAAACAAAATGTGAAAATATCCGAGTTAAGTGCGATGCTTGGGGTTTCAGAAATGACCATACATCGAGATTTAAAGCCGCTGATTGATAAAGGAATAATTATGAAAACGTTTGGCGGCATCACCCTAGCTCCGGAACAATCAGTTAAAAGTTCAAATTCGGATACGTGTGTTTTTTGCAGTCGAAAAATTAATGAACGTTTGGCTTATCGACTTATCCTGTCAGATAACAAAATTGAGATGACATGCTGTGCGCATTGCGGGCTGCTCCGCCATCGCCAACTGGGCAATGACGTAATCCAAGCAATTTGCCCTGACTTTTTTAAGCAAACAACGATTAGTGCCTCTTTGGCATGGTACGTAATGGGTGCATCAGTTGAAATGGGCTGTTGTCATCCACAGGTGCTGACATTTGAACGGAAAGAACACGCAGATAATTTTGTGAAAGGGTTCGGCGGTGACGTGTACGGATTCAGTGAAGCAATGGAGGTTATTTTTCAAAAAATGACCGGGAACGATCATTGCTGTGGTAAACAAGAAAGCTAA